A genome region from Arthrobacter agilis includes the following:
- a CDS encoding alanine racemase, protein MVTPDVVVDLTVLERNIATMARSTRERGLSLRPHAKTHKMPQIARRQIAAGAVGLTVATIGEAEVFAEHGATDLFIAYPLWVDQQAATRLLALAERARLTVGADSVDGARQLARALGASASRIAVRVELDSGHHRSGACATEAVDIARAATEAGLAVTGLFTFPGHSYGPDAASSAVADEQETLRRAADSLREAGYADLELSGGSTPSASLATGATLTELRPGVYVFGDAQQWELGHCAPEDIALTVHSTVVSRRPGTAGQADRLVLDAGSKVLGSDRAAWATGYGRLPDHPEARVVALSEHHATVEWSGARMPPLGTRLRVVPNHVCLTVNLVDEVQVVRDGVVEDRWPVAARGRNS, encoded by the coding sequence GTGGTGACCCCCGACGTCGTCGTCGACCTCACGGTCCTCGAACGGAACATCGCCACGATGGCCCGCTCCACGCGGGAGCGCGGGCTCTCCCTGCGACCCCACGCCAAGACCCACAAGATGCCGCAGATCGCCCGCCGGCAGATCGCTGCCGGTGCGGTCGGACTGACGGTGGCGACCATCGGCGAGGCCGAGGTCTTCGCCGAGCACGGCGCCACCGACCTCTTCATCGCCTATCCGTTGTGGGTGGACCAGCAGGCCGCCACGCGCCTGCTCGCCCTGGCCGAGCGTGCGCGGCTGACCGTCGGTGCGGACTCGGTGGACGGCGCTCGGCAGCTCGCGCGCGCCTTGGGTGCCTCCGCCTCCCGCATCGCCGTCCGCGTGGAGCTGGACAGCGGACACCATCGCAGCGGTGCGTGCGCCACCGAGGCCGTCGACATCGCCCGGGCCGCCACGGAGGCGGGGCTCGCGGTCACCGGCCTGTTCACCTTCCCGGGGCACAGCTACGGGCCGGACGCCGCGTCCTCGGCCGTCGCGGACGAGCAGGAGACCCTCCGCCGGGCCGCGGACTCCCTGCGGGAGGCGGGCTACGCGGACCTCGAACTCAGCGGCGGATCGACGCCGTCGGCGTCGCTGGCGACGGGCGCGACCCTGACGGAGCTGCGTCCGGGTGTCTACGTCTTCGGCGACGCCCAGCAGTGGGAGCTCGGCCACTGCGCTCCGGAGGACATCGCCCTCACCGTCCACAGCACCGTGGTGAGCCGCCGCCCAGGGACCGCCGGACAGGCGGATCGCCTCGTCCTCGACGCGGGCAGCAAGGTCCTCGGCAGCGACAGGGCGGCGTGGGCCACGGGATACGGCCGCCTGCCGGACCACCCCGAGGCCCGGGTCGTCGCCCTCTCGGAACATCACGCCACCGTCGAGTGGTCCGGTGCACGGATGCCCCCGCTGGGTACGCGGCTGCGCGTGGTCCCGAACCACGTGTGCCTCACCGTCAACCTCGTGGACGAGGTGCAGGTGGTACGCGACGGCGTCGTCGAGGACCGGTGGCCCGTTGCGGCGCGGGGCAGGAACAGCTAG
- a CDS encoding DUF3105 domain-containing protein, giving the protein MNKKRSQENQDRQARLAAIQAQQRAGERKRNALIFGGIGAVILAIIIAVTLVIVNQVQMNRDREQAAAQGIEGVQEYSDLTFDHVDGTVEYEQSPPVGGNHNPVWTNCGVYTEPVPNENSVHSMEHGAVWITYNPDIGQAEIDKLTELVGTRSYVLLSPYPDLDTPIAASAWGLQLKVDSADDARLGTFLDKYIQGEQTREPGAACSGGITPAGRAS; this is encoded by the coding sequence TTGAACAAGAAGCGATCCCAGGAGAACCAGGACCGCCAGGCGCGCCTGGCCGCCATCCAGGCCCAGCAGCGGGCCGGTGAGCGCAAGCGCAACGCCCTGATCTTCGGTGGGATCGGCGCCGTGATCCTCGCCATCATCATCGCGGTGACCCTCGTGATCGTGAACCAGGTCCAGATGAACCGGGACCGTGAGCAGGCGGCGGCGCAAGGGATCGAGGGCGTCCAGGAGTACTCGGACCTCACGTTCGACCACGTCGACGGAACCGTCGAGTACGAGCAGTCGCCGCCCGTCGGGGGGAACCACAACCCGGTCTGGACCAACTGCGGTGTCTACACCGAGCCCGTCCCCAACGAGAACTCGGTGCACTCCATGGAGCACGGTGCCGTCTGGATCACGTACAACCCGGACATCGGCCAGGCGGAGATCGACAAGCTCACCGAACTGGTGGGAACGCGCTCCTACGTACTGCTCAGCCCGTACCCGGATCTCGACACCCCGATCGCTGCCAGCGCGTGGGGCCTGCAGCTGAAGGTCGACTCCGCCGACGACGCGCGACTCGGGACCTTCCTCGACAAGTACATCCAGGGCGAGCAGACCCGCGAGCCCGGTGCGGCCTGCTCCGGCGGGATCACTCCCGCCGGGCGCGCCTCCTAG
- a CDS encoding DUF305 domain-containing protein, whose translation MTLSLSGWQKRVLLALAGIAVLALFALAFTAGRVSSGPSFPGTTSADAGFARDMQVHHNQAVEMSMIVRDNITDETLRAIAYDIALTQQQQAGQMYAWLEEWGLDQSSPQPRMEWMAAGTGGHDGMEMGTGSASMLTPEGLMPGMATDAQLDELRAARGEDAERLYLNLMINHHRAGVDMARAGAELAGTDQVRTLATKIQSGQQAEITLMQNMLDAL comes from the coding sequence ATGACCCTCTCGCTGTCAGGCTGGCAGAAGCGCGTCCTCCTGGCGCTCGCCGGAATCGCGGTGCTCGCTCTCTTCGCGTTGGCCTTCACCGCCGGGCGCGTCTCCTCGGGCCCCTCCTTCCCCGGCACCACCAGCGCCGATGCGGGCTTCGCCCGCGACATGCAGGTGCACCACAACCAGGCCGTCGAGATGTCCATGATCGTCCGCGACAACATCACCGATGAGACGCTCCGCGCGATCGCCTACGACATCGCCCTCACCCAGCAGCAGCAGGCGGGGCAGATGTACGCGTGGCTCGAGGAGTGGGGCCTGGACCAGAGCAGTCCGCAGCCGCGCATGGAGTGGATGGCGGCCGGGACCGGGGGCCACGACGGCATGGAGATGGGAACAGGCTCCGCCTCCATGCTCACGCCCGAGGGGCTCATGCCCGGCATGGCGACGGACGCCCAGCTCGACGAGCTGCGCGCCGCGCGCGGCGAGGACGCGGAGCGGCTGTACCTGAACCTCATGATCAACCATCACCGGGCGGGCGTGGACATGGCCCGCGCCGGCGCCGAACTGGCCGGGACGGACCAGGTCCGCACCCTCGCCACGAAGATCCAGTCCGGCCAGCAGGCCGAGATCACGCTGATGCAGAACATGCTCGACGCCCTGTAG
- a CDS encoding metal-sensitive transcriptional regulator: protein MSNAGTEHAAPYGYTADKDAYLKRLRRIEGQVRGIARMVEEDQYCIDILTQVAAVNKALHAVSMGLLEEHISHCVVGAAQESQASGSDDAVQEKVQEATAAIGRLLR, encoded by the coding sequence ATGAGCAATGCCGGCACCGAGCACGCAGCGCCCTACGGCTACACGGCGGACAAGGACGCCTACCTCAAGCGGCTTCGCCGCATCGAGGGACAGGTCCGCGGGATCGCCCGCATGGTCGAGGAGGACCAGTACTGCATCGACATCCTCACCCAGGTCGCGGCCGTCAACAAGGCCCTCCACGCGGTCTCCATGGGACTGCTCGAGGAGCACATCTCGCACTGCGTCGTGGGTGCGGCCCAGGAATCGCAGGCCTCCGGCAGCGACGACGCCGTGCAGGAGAAGGTCCAGGAAGCGACGGCGGCGATCGGCCGGCTCCTGCGCTAG
- a CDS encoding heavy-metal-associated domain-containing protein — MTTTTIGITGMTCGHCVSAVQSELSELPGVEAVDVELVNGGTSTATISSSAPLDAASIDGAVAEAGYTVVPVAS, encoded by the coding sequence ATGACCACCACCACGATCGGCATCACCGGCATGACCTGCGGCCACTGCGTCAGCGCCGTGCAGAGCGAGCTGTCGGAGCTGCCCGGCGTCGAGGCCGTCGACGTCGAGCTCGTCAACGGCGGTACATCGACCGCCACCATCTCGTCCTCCGCACCGCTGGACGCCGCGTCGATCGACGGAGCCGTCGCCGAGGCCGGGTACACCGTGGTGCCGGTCGCATCCTGA